From a region of the Thiorhodovibrio winogradskyi genome:
- the trxB gene encoding thioredoxin-disulfide reductase, which translates to MNKHARVLILGSGPAGYTAAVYAARANLKPVLITGLAQGGQLMTTTDVDNWPGAAEGIQGPQLMSDLEAHARRFDTEIIFDHIHTAQPIERPFTLIGDSGTYTCDALIIATGASAQYLGLPSEQAFLGKGVSACATCDGFFYRDKPVAVVGGGNTAVEEALYLANMASHVALIHRRDALRAEKIMQDKLFAHERSGKVSILWNHVLDTVLGDQTGVTGLRLKSTLDGASQDISVEGVFIAIGHRPNTELFAGQLEMEAGYLLTQGGRHGNATQTSLPGVFAAGDVADSIYRQACTSAGTGCMAALDAERYLDSLDA; encoded by the coding sequence ATGAACAAACACGCTCGCGTCCTCATTCTTGGCTCAGGCCCGGCCGGTTATACCGCCGCCGTGTATGCGGCCCGCGCCAATCTAAAACCGGTATTGATCACTGGCCTCGCCCAAGGCGGGCAACTGATGACGACCACCGATGTCGACAACTGGCCGGGTGCGGCAGAGGGCATTCAGGGGCCGCAACTGATGAGCGATCTCGAGGCGCATGCCCGCCGTTTTGACACCGAGATTATTTTCGATCACATCCACACGGCCCAGCCGATCGAACGGCCATTCACCCTGATCGGCGATTCCGGGACCTACACTTGTGACGCGTTGATCATCGCCACCGGCGCCTCGGCGCAATATCTTGGCTTGCCATCCGAGCAGGCGTTCTTGGGCAAGGGTGTGTCGGCCTGCGCAACCTGCGACGGCTTTTTCTACCGCGACAAACCCGTGGCCGTGGTCGGTGGTGGCAATACAGCCGTTGAAGAAGCCCTGTACCTGGCGAACATGGCCAGCCACGTCGCGCTGATCCACCGCCGCGATGCCTTGCGCGCCGAAAAGATCATGCAGGACAAGCTGTTCGCCCATGAGCGGAGCGGCAAGGTCAGCATTCTCTGGAATCACGTGCTCGACACGGTCCTCGGTGATCAAACCGGCGTCACCGGTCTGCGCCTCAAGAGCACGCTCGACGGGGCGAGTCAGGACATCAGTGTCGAGGGCGTCTTCATCGCCATCGGGCATAGGCCGAACACCGAGCTTTTCGCCGGCCAGTTGGAGATGGAGGCTGGTTATCTTCTCACCCAAGGCGGTCGCCACGGCAACGCGACCCAAACCAGCCTGCCCGGCGTCTTTGCCGCGGGTGACGTTGCCGACAGCATCTACCGTCAGGCCTGCACCTCCGCCGGCACGGGTTGCATGGCGGCGCTCGATGCCGAGCGTTATCTCGATAGCCTTGATGCTTAA
- a CDS encoding trans-sulfuration enzyme family protein translates to MTDVTTPALATRCVHAGELADAHGSPHTPIYTTTFAFPSTQAVLDVVEGRATGSLYTRYGLNPSIQSLEAKLAALEGAEAALAFASGMAAEAAVFLALGRAGVVCIGDAYGGTLELIGEQLPALGIPTRLMLGDELDQLDAALAAGARLVFLETPSNPVLEVFDIAAIAARAHAQGALLVVDNTFASPVNQQPLALGADLVVHSATKYLGGHSDLTAGALMGSKALIEAVWPWRKNLGTTPAPETAALLARSLRTLVARVRTQNASAQRIAEAMAAHPRVARVRYPGLPAHPGHALAARQMQGFGGMLTLEIKGDGAAASQVADRLRLFALAPSLGGVESLVTQPCTTTHHGLPPAERTRRGITDSMLRLSVGLEEPEDLIADLNQALG, encoded by the coding sequence ATGACCGATGTCACCACCCCCGCACTGGCCACCCGCTGCGTCCATGCCGGCGAACTGGCCGACGCCCATGGCAGCCCGCACACGCCGATTTACACCACCACCTTTGCCTTCCCCTCGACTCAAGCGGTACTGGACGTGGTCGAGGGTCGCGCGACCGGCAGTCTCTACACCCGCTATGGGCTCAATCCCAGTATCCAGTCACTGGAGGCCAAGCTCGCCGCGCTCGAGGGCGCCGAGGCGGCGCTGGCCTTCGCCTCCGGCATGGCCGCCGAGGCGGCGGTCTTTCTCGCCCTGGGGCGCGCGGGCGTGGTGTGCATCGGCGATGCCTATGGCGGCACCCTGGAGCTGATCGGCGAGCAGTTGCCGGCGCTTGGCATTCCCACCCGGTTGATGCTTGGCGACGAGTTGGATCAGCTCGACGCGGCACTGGCGGCCGGCGCCCGCCTGGTGTTTCTGGAAACCCCCAGCAATCCGGTGCTGGAGGTGTTCGACATCGCCGCCATCGCCGCGCGCGCCCATGCCCAGGGCGCCTTGCTGGTGGTCGATAACACCTTCGCCTCGCCGGTCAATCAGCAACCGCTGGCCTTGGGCGCGGATCTGGTCGTGCACAGCGCGACCAAATACCTCGGCGGCCACAGCGACCTGACCGCCGGCGCCCTGATGGGTTCCAAGGCGTTGATCGAGGCCGTCTGGCCCTGGCGCAAGAATCTCGGCACCACCCCGGCGCCCGAGACCGCCGCGCTGCTCGCCCGCAGCCTGCGCACCCTGGTCGCGCGGGTGCGCACCCAAAACGCCAGCGCCCAGCGGATTGCCGAGGCCATGGCCGCGCATCCCCGAGTGGCGCGGGTGCGCTATCCCGGGCTGCCCGCGCATCCCGGTCACGCTCTGGCGGCGCGGCAGATGCAGGGCTTTGGCGGCATGTTGACGCTGGAGATCAAAGGCGACGGCGCGGCGGCGAGTCAGGTCGCCGACCGCTTGCGCCTGTTCGCCCTGGCGCCCTCGCTCGGCGGCGTGGAAAGCCTGGTCACCCAACCCTGCACCACCACCCACCACGGCCTGCCGCCTGCCGAGCGCACCCGACGCGGTATCACCGACAGCATGCTGCGCCTGTCGGTGGGACTGGAAGAGCCCGAGGATCTGATCGCCGATCTGAACCAGGCGTTGGGCTGA
- a CDS encoding DsrE/DsrF/TusD sulfur relay family protein, whose translation MSILIILNREPYDNTDVTWNALRLAGTLTDQGQSVRLFLMNDSVDLARDVCKPPEHYDQDLSQMLKDLIARGVPVQVCGTCMARCGIYKNHPYFEGAESSTMAALAEWVADSEKVLTF comes from the coding sequence ATGTCGATTCTCATCATTCTCAACCGCGAACCCTACGACAACACCGATGTGACCTGGAACGCCCTGCGTCTGGCCGGCACCCTGACGGATCAAGGCCAGAGCGTGCGCTTGTTCCTGATGAACGACTCGGTCGATCTGGCGCGGGATGTCTGCAAGCCGCCTGAGCACTATGATCAAGATTTATCCCAGATGTTGAAGGACTTGATCGCGCGCGGCGTGCCGGTGCAGGTGTGCGGCACCTGCATGGCGCGCTGCGGAATCTACAAGAACCATCCCTACTTCGAGGGCGCCGAGTCCTCGACCATGGCCGCGCTGGCCGAATGGGTGGCCGACAGCGAGAAGGTGCTGACCTTCTGA
- a CDS encoding cysteine desulfurase family protein → MSALIYLDHNATTPVASDVLDAMLPWLGAGFGNPASDHPLGRAARAAVDQARTQVASLIGAQPENILFTASATEANNLALLGAARALAQTGRGRHLIASAVEHPAVSAPLDYLETQGWTLSWLRVDASGQVNPADLQAALRPDTRLVSVMHANNEVGTIQPIRELAALAHQSGALFHCDAAQSAGKIPIDVNALGVDLLTLAGHKFHAPKGIGALYRRAGAPLQPLLFGAGQEQGLRPGTENVAYIVALGAAAALAQARLPTLSARLKRQRDGLHRALEAAIPGLVLNGHPEARLPNTLSLAFPAVTGHDLLADAPEIAASLGAACHAGADAVSSVLAAMGRPPEQAHATVRLSLGAETSDAELERAADVLINAWRQSVTAGQ, encoded by the coding sequence ATGTCGGCACTGATTTATCTCGACCACAACGCCACCACCCCGGTCGCCTCCGATGTGCTCGACGCCATGCTCCCCTGGTTGGGCGCGGGCTTTGGCAATCCGGCCAGCGATCATCCGCTTGGGCGGGCCGCGCGCGCGGCGGTTGACCAGGCACGCACGCAGGTGGCGAGTCTGATTGGCGCGCAACCCGAAAACATCCTCTTCACCGCCTCGGCCACCGAGGCCAACAACCTAGCGCTGCTGGGCGCGGCGCGGGCGCTGGCGCAGACCGGGCGCGGCCGGCATCTGATCGCCAGCGCCGTCGAGCATCCGGCGGTGAGCGCGCCGCTTGACTATCTGGAAACCCAGGGTTGGACACTGAGCTGGCTGCGGGTCGATGCCAGTGGCCAGGTCAACCCCGCCGATCTCCAAGCCGCGCTGCGCCCGGATACCCGGCTGGTGTCGGTGATGCACGCCAACAACGAGGTCGGTACGATCCAACCCATTCGGGAACTGGCGGCACTCGCCCACCAGAGCGGCGCGCTCTTTCACTGCGACGCAGCGCAATCAGCGGGCAAGATCCCGATTGATGTCAACGCCCTCGGTGTCGATTTGCTCACCCTGGCCGGGCATAAATTCCACGCGCCCAAGGGCATCGGCGCACTCTACCGTCGCGCCGGCGCCCCGCTGCAACCCCTGCTGTTCGGCGCCGGTCAGGAGCAGGGCCTCCGCCCCGGCACCGAGAATGTCGCCTACATCGTCGCCCTGGGCGCGGCGGCCGCGCTGGCGCAAGCCCGCCTGCCAACACTGAGCGCGCGGCTTAAGCGCCAGCGCGATGGGCTGCACCGGGCACTTGAGGCGGCTATTCCTGGGTTAGTGCTCAACGGCCATCCCGAGGCGCGTCTGCCCAACACCCTGAGCCTGGCCTTTCCCGCCGTCACCGGGCACGACCTGCTGGCAGATGCTCCGGAGATCGCCGCCTCTCTGGGCGCGGCCTGTCATGCCGGCGCCGATGCCGTCAGCAGCGTGCTCGCCGCCATGGGCCGCCCCCCCGAGCAGGCGCACGCGACGGTGCGTCTGAGCCTGGGCGCCGAAACCAGCGATGCCGAACTGGAGCGCGCCGCCGATGTGCTGATCAACGCCTGGCGGCAGTCTGTGACGGCGGGCCAATAG
- the ilvN gene encoding acetolactate synthase small subunit, whose amino-acid sequence MKPSALKRVVLELTVNNHPGVMSHVVGLFSRRAYNVEGILCLPVAGVDISRIWLLINEDERLPQMIKQFEKLHDVKRVDRRPGERELFDQLEALVSLEISNEK is encoded by the coding sequence ATGAAACCGTCCGCCTTGAAGCGCGTCGTGCTGGAGCTGACCGTCAACAACCATCCGGGCGTGATGTCGCATGTCGTCGGGCTCTTTTCCCGTCGAGCCTACAACGTCGAGGGCATTCTGTGTCTGCCGGTCGCGGGTGTCGACATCAGCCGCATCTGGCTGCTGATCAATGAAGACGAGCGCTTGCCGCAGATGATCAAGCAATTCGAGAAATTACACGACGTCAAGCGTGTCGACCGGCGACCGGGAGAGCGTGAACTCTTCGATCAGCTTGAAGCATTGGTCAGTCTTGAAATCAGCAACGAAAAGTAA